In one Zobellia galactanivorans genomic region, the following are encoded:
- a CDS encoding NAD(P)H-dependent oxidoreductase: MKHLIIYAHPNAASLNHHLKQTVIQTLEQGEHQIEVRDLYQLDFNPVLSLADMAGQRKGEVSEEVQKEQEYITWAEHITFVYPIWWTGMPAIMKGYIDRVFSYGFAYRYDGGVQKGLLKGKRATLINTHGKSQAEYKGIGMDKALSLTSDTGVYGYCGLEIAQHFFFDQADRPSPERIQEWTEMLIASYQY; encoded by the coding sequence ATGAAGCATCTTATTATCTACGCCCATCCGAATGCCGCAAGTCTCAACCATCATTTGAAACAGACCGTAATACAAACCCTTGAACAGGGCGAGCACCAAATTGAAGTAAGGGACCTCTATCAACTCGACTTCAACCCCGTTCTTTCCTTGGCCGATATGGCCGGACAACGCAAGGGCGAGGTTTCCGAAGAGGTTCAAAAAGAACAAGAATACATCACCTGGGCAGAGCATATCACCTTTGTCTACCCGATTTGGTGGACGGGAATGCCGGCCATCATGAAAGGCTATATCGACCGCGTTTTTAGCTATGGCTTTGCCTACCGCTACGACGGGGGCGTTCAAAAAGGACTCCTCAAAGGAAAGCGAGCGACCCTTATCAATACCCATGGAAAATCGCAGGCCGAGTACAAAGGCATAGGTATGGACAAGGCCCTTTCCCTGACCTCCGACACCGGTGTGTACGGGTATTGCGGACTCGAAATAGCGCAACATTTCTTCTTCGACCAAGCGGACAGACCATCGCCCGAACGCATTCAAGAATGGACGGAAATGCTCATAGCCTCCTACCAATACTAA
- a CDS encoding CBM96 family carbohydrate-binding protein translates to MKVNFYMRHTRPKVLCTLFLLMSTVYHGSAQLRVGDPGVTFDTGKYDSRYPQMKEWQKAGVRGGIPFLKDVKVVKTLTSGADSEAINKAIVDASKTSGLVAVLLKNGTYSIDQRVVMKSNVSLIGESRTGVKCIVKMNNGDAFSFYKVQKSGIYTLTIEGSWGKPKYDWNYSLDANDELKNNDNISVKFNKSEDCWLDKVDIINSAKDPVRVPANHITLRDLRVDGAHKKAGGAQGYFFIQGAYNLITGCQVTHLRHISLQGGNVEYNVVYDNDFRQEVSFHSGDKGNNLIENNRITLPYDMPNSKADTPNAVYNSNKEPNYYAIMGPWSSQHDNSEKPNFIFKNQCLEENHGNKRPWSDPNLLYKGPKEIKPKDPATNFPALPQSQTPSGGTLYPIVLNGNTGGGNSCDASRTVFADTDAYLQGTTRFNTNELRVEKDKRLSFLKFTLPADLPAITDAKLDLTVSTDNGNGRIEIIKGKSNNWTEDNLSSSNRPQEGQVLGVLTDTYAKGKTYQWTLSGLKAGETITLIVKQSSGNDVSFWSKEGSNAPKLTLKSDCNAATENVALSMEAVGSDPIVKVYPNPASDFISVSHVNIGEELIVYDFLGNIVLREVVKQSEPVLDVSPLKKGNYILSVQGKNSFQFIKK, encoded by the coding sequence ATGAAAGTTAATTTTTATATGCGCCATACTCGGCCTAAAGTGCTTTGTACTTTGTTCTTGCTGATGTCTACGGTGTACCATGGGAGTGCCCAGTTAAGGGTAGGTGACCCAGGGGTGACTTTTGATACGGGCAAGTATGACAGCCGCTATCCACAGATGAAGGAATGGCAAAAGGCAGGGGTTCGAGGCGGAATTCCCTTTCTAAAGGATGTCAAGGTCGTAAAAACCCTTACAAGTGGTGCCGATAGTGAAGCCATCAACAAGGCTATCGTCGACGCATCAAAAACGAGTGGATTGGTGGCCGTTCTTTTAAAAAACGGTACCTATTCCATTGATCAACGAGTGGTGATGAAATCGAATGTCTCTTTGATAGGAGAGAGTAGAACGGGGGTAAAGTGTATCGTAAAGATGAACAATGGCGATGCCTTTAGTTTTTATAAGGTCCAAAAAAGCGGCATATATACCTTGACAATCGAAGGTAGTTGGGGCAAACCAAAATACGACTGGAACTATAGCCTAGATGCCAACGACGAATTAAAGAACAACGATAATATATCGGTGAAGTTCAATAAGTCGGAAGATTGTTGGTTGGACAAGGTCGATATCATAAATTCTGCCAAAGACCCTGTGAGGGTTCCTGCTAACCATATTACCTTAAGGGATCTGCGGGTAGACGGTGCACACAAAAAAGCCGGAGGGGCCCAAGGATACTTTTTTATACAAGGGGCCTATAATCTCATTACGGGCTGCCAGGTTACCCATCTGAGACACATATCGCTTCAAGGGGGGAACGTAGAATACAATGTGGTGTACGACAACGATTTTAGACAAGAGGTAAGTTTCCACAGTGGCGATAAGGGGAATAACCTAATCGAGAATAACAGGATCACCTTGCCCTATGATATGCCCAACTCTAAGGCAGATACGCCCAATGCCGTCTATAATAGCAATAAGGAACCCAATTATTACGCTATTATGGGGCCTTGGTCCAGTCAGCACGATAACTCCGAAAAACCCAATTTTATATTCAAAAACCAGTGTCTAGAAGAAAACCATGGCAACAAGAGACCTTGGTCAGACCCTAATCTATTGTATAAGGGACCGAAGGAAATCAAACCGAAGGATCCCGCTACAAATTTTCCTGCACTGCCCCAAAGCCAAACCCCATCTGGAGGGACGCTCTATCCCATAGTTTTGAATGGAAATACCGGCGGGGGCAATTCTTGTGATGCTTCTAGAACCGTGTTTGCCGATACGGATGCTTACCTGCAGGGCACTACAAGATTCAATACCAATGAACTTAGGGTGGAAAAGGATAAAAGGCTTTCCTTTCTCAAATTTACCCTTCCCGCTGATCTACCTGCAATTACCGACGCTAAATTAGATTTGACGGTTTCTACCGACAATGGCAACGGACGAATAGAAATTATAAAGGGCAAGTCGAACAATTGGACGGAAGATAACCTGTCTTCCTCAAATCGGCCACAGGAAGGCCAAGTATTGGGAGTTTTGACAGATACCTATGCCAAGGGGAAAACCTACCAATGGACATTATCGGGCCTAAAGGCAGGGGAGACCATCACCCTGATCGTAAAGCAAAGCAGTGGTAACGATGTATCGTTTTGGTCTAAGGAAGGCAGCAATGCGCCCAAGCTTACCCTAAAGTCAGATTGTAATGCCGCTACGGAAAATGTAGCCCTAAGTATGGAAGCGGTAGGAAGCGATCCCATCGTTAAAGTGTATCCTAATCCTGCAAGCGACTTTATAAGCGTGTCTCATGTGAATATTGGGGAAGAGCTTATCGTGTACGATTTCCTAGGCAATATCGTGCTAAGGGAAGTTGTCAAACAAAGCGAGCCCGTTTTAGATGTTTCCCCTTTGAAAAAAGGAAACTACATCCTTTCCGTTCAAGGAAAAAACAGCTTTCAGTTTATTAAGAAGTAA
- a CDS encoding carbohydrate-binding protein yields MALLLLVTVSNAQTPDGELKRWHKLSLTFNGPSTTETSTPNPFSDYSLEVTFTHGGSGRSYTVPGYYAACGDAENTGCDSGNKWRVNFAPDDVGNWNWTASFKSGTNVAINGGGSSGGFMDGATGSFSIAESDKSGRDFRSKGLGRLKYVGEHYLKHIGTNPTEPNGPWFLKVGADSPENRFHYVDFDGTPGTVAGNAKSKTWQAHEKDYVASDASAYTWNGGKGKGILGSVNYLSGQGANVMSFLTWAAGGDDGAVFPHVLKVSAQDYGSTGKAGQWDKLHKDRFDVSKLAQWEKVMEYADKKGVYLHFKTMETENCEKMDGHTFGRERKLYYRELIARFGHHLALNWNLSEESTIKDDVVKATVNYIKDVDPYDHHIVLHTYPGQQDQRYNPLIGNKSNLTGVSVQTSKTNVHKDVRRWVENSKNAGRKWVVANDEQGSATEGIRVSDKEVREKVLWATLLAGGAGVEYYSGYTSDDGDLNGEDHRKRGVKYKEGSYALKFFKNNLLGDLKNMVSDDGVTADGNDYVFAREGKTYAIYRPNGGSTSLSLPAGNNKYDVQWFNPRTGDDLTAKSTLGSNLVAPDNNDWVALITSKDSDGNVDDCDNKLNATLTQDAYLQGSTRFNSGELRVESGNRIAYLMFTVPASTKTVTNAKLELTVGSDGGSGLIEVYKGSSNSWTEANLSSGNKPAEGTKLGSLNTTYSVGSTYTFNLSGVTPGQTISLVLKQTGGNDVSFSSKEGSYSPKLILELECEDDGGAIDNSIAIPGLLEAENFDTQSGVEVENTTDANGGENIGYIENGDYVTYNVTIAEAGTYEVKARVASKTAGGKINIEADGVKVGEFTVGNTGGWQTWTTLTTTVDLQAGEQNLKLDFAGGTGYLFNVNHLDFDKQDSAASALFTAETTAEVKLVAYPNPAQDYITVSGIKPGSRLVVYDYSGNRVLQTVSQSTDVSLDINRLRKGVYIISIQGEKSLQFIKE; encoded by the coding sequence ATGGCGTTATTACTGTTGGTGACAGTATCGAACGCCCAGACTCCAGACGGGGAATTAAAAAGATGGCATAAGTTATCGTTGACCTTTAACGGACCGAGCACTACCGAAACCTCGACCCCAAATCCGTTTTCCGATTATAGTTTAGAGGTAACCTTTACCCATGGTGGCAGTGGGAGGAGTTATACGGTTCCCGGATATTACGCCGCTTGTGGCGATGCGGAAAATACAGGTTGTGATTCGGGCAACAAATGGCGGGTGAATTTTGCCCCTGATGATGTAGGAAACTGGAATTGGACCGCCAGCTTTAAGTCGGGAACAAATGTGGCGATCAATGGCGGAGGGTCGAGTGGAGGCTTTATGGATGGGGCAACCGGTTCATTTAGTATTGCCGAGTCGGACAAATCTGGCAGGGATTTTAGAAGTAAGGGCCTAGGAAGGTTAAAATACGTGGGAGAACACTATTTAAAGCATATCGGAACAAATCCGACAGAACCGAACGGCCCTTGGTTTTTAAAAGTCGGTGCCGATTCACCGGAAAACCGCTTTCACTATGTTGACTTTGACGGTACTCCGGGAACGGTGGCCGGTAATGCCAAAAGTAAAACTTGGCAAGCCCATGAAAAGGACTACGTAGCTTCCGATGCAAGTGCCTATACCTGGAATGGTGGTAAGGGTAAAGGAATTTTGGGATCCGTAAATTATTTGTCGGGTCAAGGCGCCAATGTAATGTCCTTTTTAACCTGGGCGGCCGGTGGCGATGATGGTGCCGTTTTTCCCCATGTTTTAAAAGTTTCGGCCCAAGACTATGGCAGTACCGGAAAAGCGGGGCAATGGGACAAATTGCACAAAGATCGTTTTGACGTATCTAAACTCGCACAATGGGAAAAGGTAATGGAATATGCCGATAAAAAGGGGGTTTACCTACACTTTAAGACCATGGAGACCGAAAATTGCGAAAAAATGGACGGCCATACTTTTGGAAGGGAAAGAAAACTGTACTACCGTGAGTTGATCGCAAGGTTCGGACACCACTTGGCCTTGAACTGGAACCTGTCGGAAGAGAGTACGATCAAGGACGATGTGGTTAAGGCTACGGTAAACTACATTAAAGATGTGGATCCATACGACCATCATATTGTATTGCATACCTACCCAGGACAACAAGATCAAAGATACAATCCCTTGATCGGTAATAAGTCCAACTTAACAGGGGTATCGGTTCAGACCAGTAAGACCAACGTTCATAAAGACGTTCGTAGATGGGTAGAAAACTCTAAAAATGCAGGTAGAAAATGGGTAGTTGCCAATGATGAGCAAGGTAGTGCCACCGAAGGTATCAGGGTTTCCGATAAGGAAGTCCGTGAAAAGGTGCTTTGGGCTACCTTATTGGCCGGTGGTGCCGGTGTCGAATATTACAGTGGTTACACCAGTGACGACGGAGACCTTAACGGTGAAGACCACCGAAAAAGAGGGGTGAAGTACAAAGAGGGAAGCTACGCCCTTAAATTTTTTAAGAACAACCTTTTGGGGGACTTAAAAAACATGGTTTCCGACGATGGTGTTACGGCAGATGGCAATGATTATGTCTTTGCAAGAGAGGGAAAAACATACGCTATTTATAGGCCTAACGGTGGAAGTACCTCTTTGAGTTTGCCTGCAGGGAACAACAAGTACGATGTGCAATGGTTCAACCCAAGAACAGGCGACGACCTTACGGCGAAATCGACCCTAGGGTCTAATTTGGTGGCCCCTGACAATAACGACTGGGTGGCTTTGATCACAAGCAAGGATAGCGACGGCAATGTAGATGACTGCGATAATAAACTTAATGCTACATTGACCCAAGATGCGTATCTGCAAGGCAGCACTAGGTTTAATAGTGGTGAACTTAGGGTTGAGAGTGGAAACCGGATCGCCTACCTCATGTTTACGGTACCTGCAAGCACCAAAACGGTAACCAATGCCAAATTGGAACTTACCGTAGGTAGCGATGGAGGCAGTGGTTTGATAGAAGTTTATAAGGGAAGCTCAAATAGCTGGACCGAGGCCAATCTTTCCAGTGGCAACAAACCTGCCGAAGGTACAAAATTAGGGTCCTTGAATACCACCTATAGCGTGGGCTCTACCTATACTTTTAATCTGAGCGGTGTTACGCCCGGCCAGACCATTTCCTTGGTCTTAAAGCAAACGGGCGGCAACGATGTGTCTTTCTCTTCAAAGGAAGGTTCCTATTCCCCAAAACTGATTCTAGAGCTAGAGTGTGAAGATGATGGAGGGGCCATAGATAATTCCATAGCCATTCCCGGGCTTTTAGAGGCTGAAAACTTCGATACACAATCAGGGGTTGAGGTAGAGAATACTACCGATGCCAATGGAGGTGAGAATATCGGCTATATAGAAAATGGAGATTATGTCACCTATAATGTCACTATTGCCGAGGCCGGTACGTATGAAGTAAAGGCAAGGGTAGCGAGTAAAACGGCCGGTGGCAAAATCAATATAGAGGCAGATGGTGTAAAAGTAGGTGAGTTTACCGTTGGCAATACAGGCGGATGGCAAACATGGACCACACTGACGACCACGGTTGACCTGCAGGCGGGCGAGCAAAACCTTAAGCTCGATTTTGCCGGTGGTACGGGCTATTTGTTCAATGTAAACCATCTTGATTTTGATAAGCAAGATAGTGCGGCAAGTGCCCTTTTTACAGCCGAAACGACTGCGGAAGTAAAACTTGTGGCCTATCCTAACCCGGCCCAAGACTATATTACCGTTTCGGGCATTAAACCAGGGAGCCGATTGGTGGTATATGACTACTCGGGAAATAGGGTGCTTCAAACAGTGTCTCAAAGTACCGATGTATCTCTAGATATAAACCGCCTAAGAAAGGGCGTATATATCATTTCCATTCAAGGAGAGAAGAGTCTACAGTTTATTAAGGAATAA
- a CDS encoding helix-turn-helix domain-containing protein: MESKHPDQNGERIEVPKDFQDVFTHFYRAENQTEQSISHTLLPHFQIIMVFSLGTPIQLKTADDTQISIEKCLVLGPLKQAFDYTLAPGSDMLVANFKDDAFYRFFGKVILSDYLPIHPDALLGENCFTNLWRLIKNASPGERVDLILDFCKPYLRESDTAFQNISDHTEDYTVFNPIKIIAQETQQSERSIQLNHKKYFGYTAKEKGRYLRFVKAISLLQDSSSPIHWFDIIETCGYYDQSQLIHDFKHFTGHTPTQYLKFQENICKPE, from the coding sequence ATGGAAAGCAAGCATCCCGACCAAAACGGCGAAAGAATAGAAGTCCCCAAAGATTTCCAAGACGTCTTCACCCATTTCTATAGGGCCGAAAATCAAACGGAACAATCCATAAGCCACACCCTTCTTCCCCACTTTCAAATTATCATGGTCTTTAGTTTGGGCACCCCAATTCAATTAAAGACGGCGGATGACACTCAAATAAGCATTGAAAAATGCCTTGTTCTCGGCCCCTTGAAACAGGCCTTTGATTACACCCTTGCCCCAGGGTCCGACATGTTGGTGGCGAATTTTAAAGACGATGCCTTTTACCGCTTCTTCGGTAAGGTTATCTTGTCCGACTACCTCCCCATACACCCAGATGCGCTCTTGGGCGAAAATTGCTTTACCAACCTCTGGCGACTTATCAAAAACGCAAGCCCTGGCGAGCGGGTCGACCTGATTCTCGATTTCTGCAAACCCTACCTAAGGGAGAGCGATACGGCTTTTCAAAATATTTCGGACCATACGGAAGACTACACCGTGTTCAACCCTATTAAGATTATCGCCCAAGAAACCCAACAGAGCGAAAGAAGCATTCAGCTCAACCACAAAAAATACTTTGGCTATACCGCCAAGGAAAAAGGCCGGTACCTAAGATTCGTCAAGGCCATTTCGCTTTTGCAAGATTCAAGTTCACCGATACATTGGTTCGACATCATCGAGACTTGTGGCTATTACGACCAAAGCCAGCTTATACACGACTTCAAGCACTTCACCGGCCATACGCCGACCCAATACCTCAAATTCCAAGAAAATATCTGCAAGCCCGAATAG